CAAGGGAATCGATTACAACCGACCGCGGAGTTGTGAGCAGCTGACAGGCTGTGAGGATTCCACGTGCTGTTTTTCGGAAGTATCGGAACCCGAGGTGAAAGAGAATGGGCCGTGATGACGGTCAAACGCGCATCGCCGACCAGTTCTCGTCTCTGGGAGAGCGTGCTGCCATTTGGAAGGCGTTCGCCCTGTTTTTACCGACTAACCAATTCCTGAACGTCGGCTATTCCGAGTGGTATCAGCCGCATTTCGTCGGATTGAGCCAGCGTCGACTCGCCGAACGAATCGGTTCCGACATCGCTGCTCGGCTCGGGTCGACGGACGGTGTCTCTCTGCTGGATATCGGCTGTGGACGGGGTGGTCCCACCCTCCATCTCGCCACCGAGCACGGATTTGTGACCACGGGTATCGACCTCGTTCCGTGCAACGTCTCGATGGCGAGGCGAAACGCGGCGGCAACCGTGGACGCGCAGTTCGTGGTTGGTGACGCGTTGCAGCTTCCATTCGAACGTGACTCGTTCAACGTCTGTACCGCCATCGATTCGCCACCCTACCTCCCAAACAAGCGTGAATTTCTCACGGAGATGGCGAGCGTGACCGTCGAAGACGGTCTCGTTGCCGTTTCGGATTTCGTTCGACCCGAATCGTTGTCACAGGAGGCGCGCGATACCGTCGATACGTTCGCGGATGCGTGGGATCTGGCTCCGATAGCGACGCTCGAACAGTACAAGAGAGCTATCGCTGTGAGCGGCCTCCACCTCGATGCGGCAGTCGACATCAGTCCCAACAGCATCGCTCGATTCCAGAAGTGGACGGGATTGTACCTGTCTCTGGCTCGGCGTGGTCTGCTGAAACCAGTCGAGCGGTTTCTGGATCGACGTAATATCGACTGCGACGCGATCACTGAGCAGGTATCTACTACTCATCCAGCACTTCCGTTATTGCGGCACGTCATCATCTATGCGCGAGCGTGACTGAGATTCGACTCCTCACCATCACACTCAAAAGT
This is a stretch of genomic DNA from Halalkalicoccus jeotgali B3. It encodes these proteins:
- a CDS encoding class I SAM-dependent methyltransferase, which gives rise to MGRDDGQTRIADQFSSLGERAAIWKAFALFLPTNQFLNVGYSEWYQPHFVGLSQRRLAERIGSDIAARLGSTDGVSLLDIGCGRGGPTLHLATEHGFVTTGIDLVPCNVSMARRNAAATVDAQFVVGDALQLPFERDSFNVCTAIDSPPYLPNKREFLTEMASVTVEDGLVAVSDFVRPESLSQEARDTVDTFADAWDLAPIATLEQYKRAIAVSGLHLDAAVDISPNSIARFQKWTGLYLSLARRGLLKPVERFLDRRNIDCDAITEQVSTTHPALPLLRHVIIYARA